The genomic stretch GGCGGTGACGGCTTGGTCAAGCGAAACTCAACGGTGTAGCGATCGAGTTTGCGCACGGAGCCTGCATCCATGAGGGTGAAGTCGCCGGAATAGCCCGCGAGCACGTGGGTGTTGGCGGCGAGTTTGAGCGAAAAGACGACGTCGTCGGCCGCGATCGGGACGCCGTCGGCCCAGCGGCCGGTCTTGCGCAGATGCAGGACGTAGCGTCGCCCGCCGTCGGTGATCGCAATCTTCGATGCGAAGCTGGTGGACCAATTGGGCAGCATGTTCGCGCCGAGATCGATGACTGTGGTGTAGATCAGGTCCTGGATCATCCGTGCCGCCGAACTTACGGTGGTAAACGGATTGAAACTTTCGGGCGCGCTGATCCAGGCGCAGATCACGATGTTAGGGTTGCGCGTTTCGGCACTGCGCGCGCCGCAGCCGGCAAGGATCGCGAGCGCGCAACAGGCGGCGATTAAGCGGCGAATCATAGACCGGCCACCGAGGATTCCTGACGCTCGCGTAACCAATCGCCGATAAAATTCAGCGCGGTCACCGTGCCGAGAATCGCGAGGCCGGGCGGAAGAATCAGCCAGTAGGCGCCCGCAAAGATGTCGCTCTGCGCGCTCGAGAGCAGATTGCCCCACGACGGCATCGGCGCGCGCACGCCGATACCCAGGTACGAGAGCGCGGTTTCGGCGAGCATGGCGCTGGCGATCATAAACGTGGTCGTCGTTACGATCGTGCCGAACGCATTGGGCACGAGATGGCGAAAGATGATGCGCGCATCGCTCGCTCCGACCGAACGTGCCGCTTCGATGTACAGGCGTTCCTTTAGGGTGAGGATCTCGCCGCGCACCAGACGCGCCGGTCCCAGCCACGAGGTCGCGCCGATAACGAGCATGAGCGTGATGAGGTTCCCATGAAACATCGCCGCGAGGACGATCAGCAGAAAGAGCGTCGGCACGGCGAGAAACACGTCGACGATGCGCATGAGCACCGTATCGAGCCAGCCGCCGTAAAATCCGGCAAGCGCGCCATAGACCGTGCCGATGAGCATTGCGACGATCGCCGCCACCGCTCCGACGGCGAGCGTGATGCGCCCGCCAACGAGAAGCCGCGCGAGTTCGTC from Candidatus Baltobacteraceae bacterium encodes the following:
- a CDS encoding ABC transporter permease, with protein sequence MRATWVAGVSAGWVAFAVLGCVFGPVLLHLNATVTDVARAYAAPGSLHWLGTDGIGRDELARLLVGGRITLAVGAVAAIVAMLIGTVYGALAGFYGGWLDTVLMRIVDVFLAVPTLFLLIVLAAMFHGNLITLMLVIGATSWLGPARLVRGEILTLKERLYIEAARSVGASDARIIFRHLVPNAFGTIVTTTTFMIASAMLAETALSYLGIGVRAPMPSWGNLLSSAQSDIFAGAYWLILPPGLAILGTVTALNFIGDWLRERQESSVAGL